CGGCGGCGGCCGCTCGGAGACGGTCCGTGGTGAACCCCATCGGTCGACGGAAGGGTGCGCTCGAGGAAAAACCCCACCGTCGGCGCCGGCTCTCGAGGGAGAGGACGCGACGGCCGCCGGTCGGCGAACTGTTTTGTCGATCGGTACCGATAGGCACGGGTATGAGCTCAGACGACGACGCCGTCCACACGATCTGTCCGTACTGCGGGGTCGGCTGCGGGTTGCGACTCGAGGCGGGCGAGGAGCCCGGCGACGTCTCGCTGAAACCGTGGTTCGACGCGCCGGTGAACGAGGGCGCCCTCTGTATCAAAGGCGGCGCGTCGACGCAGGTCGTCGACCACGACGACCGGCTCACCGAGCCGCTGATCCGGGAAAACGGCGAGTTCCGCGAAGCGACCTGGGACGAGGCGCTGACTCGAATCGTCGACGAACTCGAGTCGATCCGCGACGAACACGGCCCCGACGCGACCGGCTTTTTCAGCTCCTCGAAGGTGATGAACGAGGAGAACTACCTGCTCCAGAAGCTCGCGCGCCGGTACGGGACGAACAACGTCGACAACTGTACGCGGATGTGTCACGCCTCGACGGTCTACACCCTCCGGAACAGCCTGGGCGCGGGTGCGATGACCAACAGCATGCAGGACCTGAAGGATGCGGGCGACGTCTTCTGGATCCAGGGGGCGAACCCCGCGGAACAGCACGTCATCGCCCACAGCAACTACTTCCGGCAGGCCGCACTCGAGGGCGCGACCCTCATCCAGATCGACCCCCACGCGAACAAGACGACCCGCGACGTGGACCTCCACCTCCAGCTCAAACCCGGCACGGACATCCCGCTTCTGAACGTCGTCCTCAAGACGATCCTCGAGGAGGGGCTGTACGACGAGGACTTCATCGAGGAGCGCACGACGGGATTCGACCACCTCGAGGCGACGCTCGCCGACTTCGACATGCAGGAGGCCGCCGACACCTGTGGCGTGCCCCTCGAGGACATCCAGGAGGCTGCCCGCATTTATGCGGAGGCCGATAACGCAGCAATATTCACCGGAATGGGGATGAGCCAGCACCGCTGCGGCGTCGACAACGTCCAGAACGAGGTCAACCTCGCGCTGATTACGGGCAACCTCGGCCGTCCTGGGACGGGCGTCAATCCGCTGCGCGGACAGAACAACGTCCAGGGAACCTGCGACGTGGGCGCGATGCCGAACGTCCTGCCGGGGTACCAGGAGGTCGACGACGACGAGGCACGCGAGGCGGTCGAGGCGGTCTGGGGCTTCGAGATTCCCTCGGAGCCGGGGCTGACGAACGTCG
Above is a genomic segment from Natrononativus amylolyticus containing:
- the fdhF gene encoding formate dehydrogenase subunit alpha, with product MSSDDDAVHTICPYCGVGCGLRLEAGEEPGDVSLKPWFDAPVNEGALCIKGGASTQVVDHDDRLTEPLIRENGEFREATWDEALTRIVDELESIRDEHGPDATGFFSSSKVMNEENYLLQKLARRYGTNNVDNCTRMCHASTVYTLRNSLGAGAMTNSMQDLKDAGDVFWIQGANPAEQHVIAHSNYFRQAALEGATLIQIDPHANKTTRDVDLHLQLKPGTDIPLLNVVLKTILEEGLYDEDFIEERTTGFDHLEATLADFDMQEAADTCGVPLEDIQEAARIYAEADNAAIFTGMGMSQHRCGVDNVQNEVNLALITGNLGRPGTGVNPLRGQNNVQGTCDVGAMPNVLPGYQEVDDDEAREAVEAVWGFEIPSEPGLTNVEISNAIGDSIHGLFVMGENPVMSEPDSIEVEERMDDLEFLAVQDIFMTETAEFADVVLPATSWAERGGTVTNTDRRVQRMRPAVDVPGNTRHDLDILCELGTRLFGEDGGFEFDGPEEVFEELRQVCPSYHGMTYDSLGLEGIQWPCYEEGDEGDQYLYEESFDTDDGLGEIRGVRHTEPAEVADEEYPLVLTTARLEEHYNTGTMSTRSPTLVRRTPENFVDVHPADAEARGIEDGDYVTLRSRRGEIVLEANVTEAIKEGVVWTTPHFSDARANTLTNDVLDPLAKIPEYKAAAAEVEPAKPPESADD